TAATGCCATCTCCACGACAAGCTTCACAACGTCCACCTTTAACGTTAAAGCTAAAACGGCCTTTCTTGTAACCGCGAATTTTTGCTTCGTTTGTCATTGCAAACACATCACGGATATCATCAAAAACTCCAGTATACGTCGCCGGATTAGAGCGAGGTGTTCTTCCGATAGCCGATTGGTCAATATCAATGACCTTATCAATCTCATCAATACCTACAATCTCTTTATGCGCACCAGGCTTATCCTTAGCACGGTGAATTGAATGAGCGAGTGACTTATGAACAATCTCGTTCACTAGTGTACTTTTTCCCGATCCAGAAACACCTGTAACTGCCGTAAAAACGCCTAACGGAAAACTAACACTGACATTCTTCAAATTATTCTCTGTTGCCTTTTTCACTGTAAAAGATCGACCCGTTAACTCTCTTCGTTTCTCTGGAACAGGAATAAATTTCTCCCCTGACAGATACTTTCCTGTTAGTGAGTTTGTATCCTGCATAACTTCTTTTGGTGTTCCAACCGATGTAATTGTTCCACCGTGGACGCCAGCCCCTGGTCCCACATCAATAATATAATCTGCTGCAATCATTGTGTCTTCATCATGCTCCACAACAATTAATGTATTTCCTAGATCACGCATATGTTCAAGTGCTCGAATGAGACGGTCATTATCTCGTTGATGGAGTCCAATAGACGGTTCATCAAGAATATATAGCACACCCATTAATGAGGATCCAATTTGTGTAGCTAACCTAATTCGTTGGGCTTCACCACCTGAAAGAGTACCTGCCGCTCTTGAAAACGTTAGGTAATCTAATCCTACATTGATTAGAAACTCGGCACGGTCGTGAATTTCTTTTAAGATCGATGTTCCAATTGATCGTTCCTTAGAAGTCAGATCAAGATTCATGATATGATTCTGCGCGTCCTTTATGGACATAGACGTCACTTCACCAATGTGTTTTTCGTTTATTTTAACGGCCAGCGCTTCTTTTTTTAATCGATATCCTTTGCAGGTTGGGCAAGGTTTTTGGCGCATATAGCCTTCCATTTGTTCGCGAATATAATCCGAGCTTGTCTCATGATAACGGCGAGAGATATTTTTTAAAACACCTTCAAACTCAACAGTGCCCTCTCTTACACGACCAAATTCATTTTCATAATGGAAAAAGATCTTTTCTTTGCCGCTTCCTTTAAGAATCTTATCAAGCTGCGCATCTGGAAGTTTTTCCACAGGCGTGTCCATATCAATACTAAAATGCTCACACACAGCCTCAAGTAGCTGAGGATAGTATTGTGAACTAACAGGTTCCCATGGAGCAATTGCGTGTTCTCGTAAGGTTTTTGATTTATCTGGAATGACTAGATCTAAATCAACCTCAAGTTTGGTTCCTAAACCATCACAACCTCCACACGCACCATAAGGACTGTTAAATGAAAACAGACGTGGCTCTAACTCCGGAATAGAGAAGCCACAAATTGGGCAGGCATAATGCTGACTAAAGAGAATTTCATCTCCATCAATCACATCAACTAGCACTCGTCCATCTGCTAGCTGCAGGGCCGTTTCTAAGGAATCAGCCAGTCGACTATTAATTGCTTCCTTAATAACTACACGGTCAATAACAACTTCAATTGTGTGTTTTTTGTTCTTTTCAAGTTCAATCTCTTCCGCTACTTCATGCATCTCCCCATCAATTCTGGCACGCACATAGCCCTGTTTCTTCAGATCATCAAGAACTTTAACATGTGTCCCTTTTCTTCCTGAAACAAGCGGGGCTAGAATTTGCATCTTCGTCCGTTCAGGATATGCTAACAAACGATCCACCATTTCTTGAATCGTTTGTGAGGATATTTCAGTGCCGTGCTCCGGACAATATGGTCGTCCTATTCTTGCATAGAGTAAGCGTAGATAATCATAAATTTCTGTAACCGTACCAACCGTTGATCTTGGATTACGACTAGTCGTTTTCTGATCAATCGATATCGCTGGAGATAACCCATCAATGGAATCCACATCTGGTTTATCCATTTGACCTAAAAATTGACGAGCATATGCAGAAAGAGACTCGACATACCGTCTCTGTCCCTCTGCATAAATGGTATCAAAAGCCAGTGAAGACTTTCCCGATCCTGAAAGACCGGTCAATACAACAAGCTTATCTCGTGGAATAGTGACGTCAATATTTTGTAAGTTGTTAGAACGAGCTCCTTTTACAACAATGTTTTCCTGTGCCATGTGCTCACCCTTCCGCTTTCATTTGAATAACAATATCTCGTAGTTCTGCTGCGCGCTCAAAGTTCAGATCTTTGGCAGCTTGTTTCATCTCAGCTTCAAGACGTTCAGCATGGCTGCCTTATCTTTTTTACTGAGTTTAGCTTTTGGAGCAGCTGAGGCCGTATATTCTTCTTCCTCTTCAGCTGCATACGTAGCTTGGATAAGCTGAGGCACTTTCTTCTTGATGGTTTGTGGTGTAATACCATGCTCATCATTATAGGCCTTCTGAATGTTACGTCTACGAGTTGTTTCTTCAATCGCAACATTCATTGAATTAGTCATCTTGTCTGCATACATAATGACATGTCCATTTGCATTACGTGCTGCACGCCCCATTGTCTGGATCAGAGACCTTTCTGCTCGTAAAAAGCCTTCTTTGTCCGCATCTAAAATAGTAACTAGAGACACTTCAGGAATATCCAATCCTTCACGTAATAGGTTGATTCCCACTAAAACATCAAATGTACCTAAACGTAGTTGCCTTAAGATCTCTATCCGTTCAAGCGTTTTGATTTCTGAATGAAGATATCTTACTTTAATGCCTAGCTCTTTTAGATAGTCAGTTAAGTCCTCAGACATTTTTTTCGTTAAAGTTGTCACTAAAACGCGCTCATTACGAGCCGCACGATCGTGAATTTCTCCAACTAAATCATCAATTTGACCTTCAATTGGACGAATATCAATTGTTGGATCAAGCAGCCCCGTTGGACGAATGATTTGCTGAACCATTTCAGGCGTTTTTTCAGCTCATATGGACCAGGTGTTGCTGATACATAGACCACCTGATTAACTTTTTCTTCAAATTCTTCAAAGCGAAGAGGTCTGTTGTCTAGAGCAGAAGGCAATCTAAATCCGTGATTAACTAAAATTTCTTTTCTAGCTTTATCACCATTAAACATTCCGCGTACTTGAGGCAACGTCACATGCGACTCATCCATAATCAATAAATAATCATCAGGTAGGAAATCCATTAATGTATAGGGGACAGCTCCAGCTTCACGCAATGTTAAGTGGCGCGAATAGTTCTCAATTCCTGAACAGAAACCCATTTCCCCCATCATCTCAAGATCATAACGAGTTCGTTGCTCTAAACGCTGTGCTTCAAGCAATTTACCCTCCTCATGCATCTTCTCAAGCTGTACTTCCAATTCTGCTTCAATATTTTTCATCGCACGTTTTAATTTTTCTTCACGTGTCACAAAGTGAGAGGCTTGGAAAAATCGCCACATGTTTGCGTTCACCTCTTACCTCACCAGTTAGAGAATCCACCTCAGTGATCCGTTCAATCTCATCACCAAACAGTTCTACGCGAATACACTGTTCATCACGGGAAGCAGGGAAAATTTCCACTACATCTCCTCGTACTCGAAATGTTCCGCGAGTAAAATTAATATCATTACGATCATATTGAATATCTACCAGTTTTCGCAGGAGCTCATTGCGATCAAGCTCCATTCCAACTCGTAAAGATAGAACAAGATCCCGATACTCTGTTGGAGAACCTAAACCATATATACACGAAACACTCGCCACAATAATGACATCATTACGTTCAAATAACGAACTTGTTGCCGAGTGTCTTAATTTATCAATTTCATCATTAATACTGGCATCTTTCTCTATAAACGTATCAGAGCTCGGAACATATGCTTCCGGCTGATAATAATCGTAGTAACTAACAAAATATTCAACCGCATTATTCGGAAAATATTCCTTAAACTCACTATATAACTGTCCAGCGAGTGTTTTATTATGAGCCATAATTAATGTAGGTTTATTGACCTGCTTGATGACATTAGACATTGTAAACGTCTTACCTGTACCTGTTGCACCAAGTAGTGTTTGAAATTTTTCACCTTTATTTAGCTCTTCAACAATCTTGCGTATGGCCTCGGGCTGATCACCCTGAGGTTCATAATCAGAAACAAGTTCAAATTCTCTCTGCTCCACAAGTCAACCTCCTAATCGAACGTATGATCACATAAAATAAGTATATCATAATTATATAGAATAAACACAGAAAACACGAACGTTCGTACCCCATTATTGTAGCCAATGTTATCCACCCACATACACTTATTAATCCTCTATACCCATTTCAACGAATGATAAAAATGGGAAAACTTTTTACTGGACGAATTCTGATTAAAGAGCTATGATATGTGATATTAGAAATTCAAAAAAGAATATGGATCTTCGGGGCAGGTGTAATTCCTGACCGGCGGTAAAGTTTTTTTATGAAAACAAAGCCCGCGACTCCAAGCTGCTTGCAGTTTGGACTGATCTGGTGTAACTCCAGAGCCGACGGTTAAAGTCCGGATGGGAGAAGATATAAAGAGATAGTTTGCCTTTATTTAGGTGAATCTATTTTAAGGATGCATGTTTGTGTATGCTTTTTCTGACCTCAAATTCCGATTGTCGAGTACATCTATCGGGTTAATCAGAACAAGCGAACTCCATGTGTCTTTTTTATTTCTTACGAACGATGCCGTATTCAAACTAAAAGGGGTTTGAATAATGGAACAAACAGGTCTTAAATCAAAAAATACATTTTGGCTGATTGTAATAGGTGCAGCGTTTTGGGGTGTGAATCCTCTATTTCGTGTCATGTTACTCGATACGTTAACGTCCGCTCAAATTGTTTTCATTGAGCATGTACTCTTAGCGTTCATTACGATTCCTATACT
The nucleotide sequence above comes from Alkalicoccobacillus plakortidis. Encoded proteins:
- the uvrA gene encoding excinuclease ABC subunit UvrA, giving the protein MAQENIVVKGARSNNLQNIDVTIPRDKLVVLTGLSGSGKSSLAFDTIYAEGQRRYVESLSAYARQFLGQMDKPDVDSIDGLSPAISIDQKTTSRNPRSTVGTVTEIYDYLRLLYARIGRPYCPEHGTEISSQTIQEMVDRLLAYPERTKMQILAPLVSGRKGTHVKVLDDLKKQGYVRARIDGEMHEVAEEIELEKNKKHTIEVVIDRVVIKEAINSRLADSLETALQLADGRVLVDVIDGDEILFSQHYACPICGFSIPELEPRLFSFNSPYGACGGCDGLGTKLEVDLDLVIPDKSKTLREHAIAPWEPVSSQYYPQLLEAVCEHFSIDMDTPVEKLPDAQLDKILKGSGKEKIFFHYENEFGRVREGTVEFEGVLKNISRRYHETSSDYIREQMEGYMRQKPCPTCKGYRLKKEALAVKINEKHIGEVTSMSIKDAQNHIMNLDLTSKERSIGTSILKEIHDRAEFLINVGLDYLTFSRAAGTLSGGEAQRIRLATQIGSSLMGVLYILDEPSIGLHQRDNDRLIRALEHMRDLGNTLIVVEHDEDTMIAADYIIDVGPGAGVHGGTITSVGTPKEVMQDTNSLTGKYLSGEKFIPVPEKRRELTGRSFTVKKATENNLKNVSVSFPLGVFTAVTGVSGSGKSTLVNEIVHKSLAHSIHRAKDKPGAHKEIVGIDEIDKVIDIDQSAIGRTPRSNPATYTGVFDDIRDVFAMTNEAKIRGYKKGRFSFNVKGGRCEACRGDGIIRIEMHFLPDVYVPCEVCDGKRYNRETLEITYKGKTISDVLEMTVEEGLEFFTNIPKIKRKIQTLVDVGLGYIRLGQPTTTISGGEAQRVKLASQLHKRATGRTLYILDEPTTGLHTEDIGHLLHVLQRLVENGDSVLVIEHNLDVIKTVDHIIDLGPEGGDKGGQIVAEGTPEEVAKVKGSYTGQYLAPILKRDKERMRLRLEQKELQQQS